One Stratiformator vulcanicus genomic window, TTGACGACCGCCACCCAATGGTCTGGATCGCCTTTACCCTTACCCATTCGAGTTTCGAGCGGGCGGGCGGTGACCGGCTTGTGCGGGAAGATGCGGATATACAACTTCCCTTCGCCGCGAATGTACTGATTGATCGCGATCCGTCCCGCTTCGATCGTTCGAGCGGTTACGTATCCGGGTTCGAGAGCCTGCAGGCCGAAGTCGCCGTAGGCGACCGTGTTCCCGCGGTTCGCGTTACCTTTTATACGACCTCTTTGATGCTTGCGGTGCTTTACCCGCCTGGGCATCAGAGCCATCGGTATTCTCCTCGTCTGCGTAGTCGCCCAAATCGATCCACACCTTCACCCCGATGACGCCCTGCGCGGTTTTTGCTTCCGCCAGGGCGTAATCGACGTGACGACGCAGAGTCGACAGGGGGACCGACCCCCGGGACGCCTTTTCGTTTCGGGACATTTCGGCACCGCCGAGACGCCCGGACAATTCCACTTTCACGCCGTGAACGCCCGATTCCATCACTTGGTCGAGCGACCGCTTGAGCGCGCGGCGGAAGCTGCCTCGCTTCTGCAATTGCTGGGCGATGTCTTCGGCCACCAAAACCGCACTCTTGCTGGCGTTGGGCAGTTCAATGATTTTGACGTCCATCCGTCGACCGGTCAGGTCTTCGAGCTCGGCTTTGAGCCGATCAATGTTCTGACCTTTCTGGCCGATCAAAATTCCCGGACGAGCCGAGTGCAGAAAGACGACAACCGAATCGCGCGTCCGCTCGATCACGATTCGAGAGATCGCGGCGTTCTGGTTTTTTGACTTAATGTAATCCCGAAGCTTCTTGTCTTCGACAAGAAGATCGCCGAACTCCTTCTTGGAGGCGAACCACTTACTGCGATGAGGTTCGGTAATTCCAATGCGGAATCCGGTCGGGTTTGTCTTCTGACCCATTGTTGACCTTAGTTGGTTGACCTTAGTCGTCAGAGTTCGTGTGTAGTCGTGAATAATTGCTTCGAATGGTTCGCCGCGGCGAACTACACGTCCGGTGTTTCCAAAGCAACGTGAATGTGAGCCGATCGCTTTTTAATGAATCTCGCTGCACCTCTGGCGGCCGGACGCAGCCGCTTGTAGGCAGGCCCGCCGTCAACGCGTGCTTCGACCACTTCCAAAGCTTCCGGGTTTCGAATATCTCGGTCGTCCGCATTCGCGATCGCGCTTTTTAAGACTTCTCTTAAGAAACGTGCCCCGCGATTGTGGACATATTTTAACGCATCCATCGCTTCCCCGGCTTCCATACCGCGGATCAAGTCCGCGAACGGCCGCACTTTGCGGGCGGAAATGCGTGCGTATTTGTGACAGGCTTTGACGTTCGCCATGGCTTAATATTCCGGCCGATTTATCCTGACAAAGAAGCGGTGCGCCTCAAGGATCGGATCGGTTTAACGTTTCCCTTTGGCCCCGTGTCCGCGGAACGTTCGCGACGGCGCAAATTCGCCGAGCTTATGTCCCACCATTTCTTCAGTGATATAGACGCTGACGTGCTGCCGCCCGTTGTGCACGAGAAACGTGTGCCCGACAAAGTCGGGTGAGATCGTGCTCGACCGCGCCCAAGTCTTGATCGGAATTTTCGTGCCGTCATCGTTCTGCTGTGCGACTTTGTCGTACAGCTTCGGATCGATGAACGGACCTTTTTTGAGTGAACGCCCCATCTGGCTCTCTCAATGACGGCAGCGAATTTCAACGCTGCCAAAATAACGTGGTGAACTCAAACTTTCAGTTGGCCGTAGCGCCGTGAACGCCGGCGACGCACGATCGCTTTCGACGAATTCTTTCTGCGTTTTCGCGTCTGCCCGCCCTTGGCCAACTTGCCGGTCGGGCTGCAGGGGTGACGACCGCCCGCATTGCGGCCTTCGCCACCACCCATCGGGTGAGCGACCGGATTCATGGCAGTTCCACGAACTTTCGGGCGACGACCCATCCAACGGCGTCGACCGGCCTTTCCAAGGCTGATCGCGCTATGTTCGCTGAATCCAACAGCACCGATTGTGGCTCGGCAGTGACTCGGGAATCGCCGAACTTCGCCGGACGGTAACGTGATCTGGGCCCATTTCCCGTCGCGGGCATTCAAGACCGCTTCGGTTCCGGCACTGCGGCATAACTGACCGCCCTTGCCGGGACGCAGCTCGACATTATGGATCGTAGTTCCGGGCGGGATGTGCGAGAGCGGAAGACAATTGCCGACCTCGGGATCCGATTCCGGGCCGTTCATGACTTTCATGCCGGCAGTCAGCCCCGCCGGGGCGATGATGTATGACTTCTCGCCATCTTCATATTGGATCAGAGCGATCCGTGACGTCCGGTTCGGATCATATTCGATGAACAGAACCTCAGCCGGCACGCCGTCTTTAATTCGACGAAAATCGATGATGCGATAAAGCTTCTTATGACCGCCACCACGATGCCGGACAGTAATCTTGCCCTGGTGGTTGCGACCGGAATGTTTCTTCAAGCGGACCGTCAGCGACTTCTCCGGCCGCTTCTTGCGGTCGGTGATTTCGGCGAAGTCTG contains:
- the rplP gene encoding 50S ribosomal protein L16; its protein translation is MALMPRRVKHRKHQRGRIKGNANRGNTVAYGDFGLQALEPGYVTARTIEAGRIAINQYIRGEGKLYIRIFPHKPVTARPLETRMGKGKGDPDHWVAVVKPGTVMFEVLGVSKEAARDCFARVSYKLPIKVRLVERRPVI
- the rpsS gene encoding 30S ribosomal protein S19, with product MGRSLKKGPFIDPKLYDKVAQQNDDGTKIPIKTWARSSTISPDFVGHTFLVHNGRQHVSVYITEEMVGHKLGEFAPSRTFRGHGAKGKR
- the rpsC gene encoding 30S ribosomal protein S3 translates to MGQKTNPTGFRIGITEPHRSKWFASKKEFGDLLVEDKKLRDYIKSKNQNAAISRIVIERTRDSVVVFLHSARPGILIGQKGQNIDRLKAELEDLTGRRMDVKIIELPNASKSAVLVAEDIAQQLQKRGSFRRALKRSLDQVMESGVHGVKVELSGRLGGAEMSRNEKASRGSVPLSTLRRHVDYALAEAKTAQGVIGVKVWIDLGDYADEENTDGSDAQAGKAPQASKRSYKR
- the rplV gene encoding 50S ribosomal protein L22; the protein is MANVKACHKYARISARKVRPFADLIRGMEAGEAMDALKYVHNRGARFLREVLKSAIANADDRDIRNPEALEVVEARVDGGPAYKRLRPAARGAARFIKKRSAHIHVALETPDV
- the rplB gene encoding 50S ribosomal protein L2, yielding MGIRAYKPTSPGRRAGTVADFAEITDRKKRPEKSLTVRLKKHSGRNHQGKITVRHRGGGHKKLYRIIDFRRIKDGVPAEVLFIEYDPNRTSRIALIQYEDGEKSYIIAPAGLTAGMKVMNGPESDPEVGNCLPLSHIPPGTTIHNVELRPGKGGQLCRSAGTEAVLNARDGKWAQITLPSGEVRRFPSHCRATIGAVGFSEHSAISLGKAGRRRWMGRRPKVRGTAMNPVAHPMGGGEGRNAGGRHPCSPTGKLAKGGQTRKRRKNSSKAIVRRRRSRRYGQLKV